In the genome of Sulfurimonas autotrophica DSM 16294, the window GCAAGACGTGTACTTGTAAAGGCACTTCTAACATATACTGATGAAGCACATATATTTCAAGCTACTAATGGTCTTGAAGCAGTAAAAATGACGCTTAAAGAGAGACCAGACATAGTCTTTCTAGATTTGACAATGCCCGAAATGGATGGTTATACCGCATTACCAAAATTACGAAAAATAAACCCCGACATAAAAGTAGTTGTTGTTTCCGCAGATGTACAAGAACAGGCTAAAGAAAAAGTTCTCGCACTTGGAGCAAAATTTCATATTGCCAAACCTATAAATCCTCAAAAACTTAAAGAGATACTGGAATCTTTAGCAAATG includes:
- a CDS encoding response regulator; amino-acid sequence: MKYLVTDDSKLARRVLVKALLTYTDEAHIFQATNGLEAVKMTLKERPDIVFLDLTMPEMDGYTALPKLRKINPDIKVVVVSADVQEQAKEKVLALGAKFHIAKPINPQKLKEILESLANE